Proteins encoded in a region of the Rothia mucilaginosa genome:
- a CDS encoding alpha/beta hydrolase family protein: protein MQTSESAPEIESTMNTEGASKIEGAPHAEGVPTIESTEYRSGFYREAGFYDAHSLPDYGAQSPVTREAFAYDFFPAIGDISSPAPLLVWVHGGAWRFGTNQALRDTILRTPDGEQPNTQALMRAAFQQAGWAVASINYRYSHQALFPGALHDVKEAVRFFRANAHEFGIDPQRIAVAGGSAGGHLSMMAAHTGDSAAGDSASGDSAFGDSASAPEHDEYYEGRAASAYPSHSSQVAAAASFYGVSDLRTIFTDRPLAGYALDHPEDDGAEWRLLGSTHPVPADVSAIDASKGERAVPGVCIERAQKNWERAHPIDAVRPQKRVNKIESASAQGASGGATALMLVHGISDSCVPYQQSVRVYQALRTRQVPTDLVLVPDAEHGDSRCFSPEIVQQMLQFLNRTV, encoded by the coding sequence ATGCAGACTTCTGAGAGCGCGCCGGAGATTGAGAGCACAATGAACACTGAGGGCGCATCGAAGATTGAGGGCGCACCGCACGCTGAGGGCGTGCCGACCATTGAGAGTACCGAGTACCGCTCCGGTTTTTACCGCGAGGCGGGCTTTTATGACGCCCACTCGCTACCCGATTACGGTGCGCAGTCGCCGGTAACTCGCGAGGCGTTCGCCTACGACTTCTTCCCCGCGATCGGGGATATCTCTTCCCCCGCGCCTCTGCTGGTGTGGGTTCACGGTGGTGCCTGGCGCTTCGGCACCAACCAGGCCCTACGCGACACCATCCTGCGCACCCCTGACGGGGAGCAACCCAATACCCAGGCGCTCATGCGCGCCGCTTTTCAGCAGGCAGGCTGGGCGGTCGCGTCCATCAACTACCGGTATTCGCATCAGGCGCTCTTCCCGGGCGCCCTGCACGATGTGAAGGAGGCGGTGCGTTTCTTCCGCGCCAACGCGCACGAGTTCGGTATTGACCCGCAGCGCATTGCGGTAGCGGGCGGAAGCGCCGGCGGGCACCTGAGCATGATGGCTGCACATACGGGAGATTCCGCCGCCGGTGACTCTGCATCTGGGGATTCTGCATTTGGGGATTCCGCGAGCGCACCCGAGCACGACGAATACTATGAGGGCAGGGCGGCGAGCGCCTACCCGTCCCATAGTTCGCAGGTGGCGGCGGCGGCTTCGTTTTACGGGGTCAGCGATTTGAGGACCATCTTCACCGATCGGCCCCTGGCTGGCTACGCTCTCGACCACCCCGAGGATGACGGCGCCGAATGGCGGCTGCTGGGAAGCACCCACCCTGTCCCCGCTGACGTGTCTGCTATCGACGCTTCCAAGGGCGAGCGGGCGGTTCCGGGTGTCTGCATCGAGCGTGCCCAAAAGAACTGGGAGCGTGCGCATCCTATTGATGCGGTACGCCCCCAGAAACGAGTGAATAAGATCGAAAGTGCCTCTGCACAGGGTGCGAGCGGCGGCGCCACTGCCCTGATGCTTGTGCACGGTATTAGTGATTCGTGTGTGCCGTACCAGCAATCGGTGCGGGTGTATCAGGCGCTGCGCACGCGGCAGGTGCCTACCGATTTGGTGCTGGTTCCGGATGCCGAACACGGGGATTCGCGCTGTTTTAGCCCCGAGATTGTTCAGCAGATGCTGCAATTTCTGAACCGTACTGTCTGA
- a CDS encoding NADP-dependent oxidoreductase, translating into MTTMRQIQLTEWGDESVLHEANVSIPSPVRGHVLIKTVAAGVNPIDVTTRKGLGPAAQLADPSYKPFVPGWDVAGTVVATAGDYTGFKVGDGVFGLVSFPSPAGAYAEYVLAPAHQLVKVPADVPCAQLGGAPLAALTAYQALFEVARLKEGERVLIHAGAGGVGHLAVQLAAQAGAQVFATASAANHEFVRSLGAQPIDYRTEDFRAVLGQTMDVVLNSTGQQTFLDSLEVLVPGGRIVTLTSPDPLDVARERGFEAQWLTVHPDHVQMQEIARLMSLGLLKVHVDQVLDFSQAAQAHALVATGRTRGKIVLVP; encoded by the coding sequence ATGACCACCATGCGCCAGATTCAGCTCACCGAATGGGGCGATGAAAGCGTTCTGCACGAAGCAAACGTGTCCATCCCCTCGCCGGTGCGCGGTCACGTGCTCATCAAGACGGTTGCCGCCGGTGTGAACCCGATTGATGTGACCACTCGCAAGGGTCTGGGTCCCGCCGCTCAGCTGGCAGATCCGTCGTACAAGCCCTTCGTACCCGGCTGGGATGTTGCGGGCACCGTGGTTGCTACCGCCGGTGACTACACGGGTTTTAAGGTGGGCGACGGCGTATTTGGTCTTGTTTCTTTCCCTTCCCCCGCCGGTGCGTACGCCGAGTATGTTCTCGCCCCGGCGCATCAGCTGGTGAAGGTGCCCGCCGATGTTCCCTGCGCACAATTGGGTGGTGCTCCCCTGGCGGCGCTGACCGCGTACCAGGCGCTCTTCGAAGTGGCGCGGCTGAAGGAAGGCGAGCGCGTGCTCATTCACGCCGGTGCCGGAGGGGTCGGTCACCTCGCCGTTCAGCTGGCGGCGCAGGCTGGCGCTCAGGTTTTTGCGACCGCCTCCGCGGCGAACCACGAGTTTGTGCGCTCGCTGGGTGCCCAGCCCATTGATTACCGCACCGAGGATTTCCGTGCCGTACTGGGTCAGACCATGGATGTGGTGCTCAATTCCACCGGTCAGCAGACCTTCCTCGATTCGCTGGAGGTACTGGTTCCCGGCGGCCGTATTGTTACCCTGACCAGCCCCGACCCGCTGGATGTTGCGCGTGAGCGCGGCTTCGAGGCGCAGTGGCTGACGGTTCACCCGGACCATGTGCAGATGCAGGAGATTGCCCGCCTCATGTCCTTGGGTCTGTTGAAGGTGCACGTGGATCAGGTGCTTGATTTTTCGCAGGCTGCGCAGGCTCACGCCCTGGTGGCGACGGGACGCACCCGCGGCAAGATCGTACTGGTTCCCTAA
- a CDS encoding HNH endonuclease — protein sequence MIAHINPPQFITKQYAKELWDKLNVCHVGLTVPYPVYRFEYASPSGKENRAVTVTLDTPTLDALSETLERKIRWAWPEGGERTLMTAQLRQRIKERDNYTCQNPGCGNSIMRERILILEVVHKVPLSEGGNNEPENLQTLCWRCNQSKGSKMITQ from the coding sequence ATGATCGCACACATCAACCCGCCCCAGTTCATCACCAAGCAATACGCCAAGGAGCTCTGGGACAAACTCAACGTCTGCCACGTGGGGCTGACCGTGCCATACCCCGTCTACCGCTTCGAATACGCCTCACCCAGCGGCAAAGAAAACCGCGCGGTCACCGTCACCCTCGACACCCCAACCCTCGACGCGCTCTCCGAAACCCTAGAACGCAAAATACGCTGGGCATGGCCCGAAGGCGGCGAACGCACCCTCATGACCGCCCAACTACGCCAACGCATCAAAGAACGCGACAACTACACCTGCCAAAACCCCGGATGCGGCAACTCCATCATGCGTGAACGAATCCTCATCCTAGAGGTCGTCCACAAGGTTCCGCTCTCCGAAGGCGGCAACAACGAGCCCGAGAACTTGCAGACCCTCTGTTGGCGTTGCAACCAATCCAAAGGCTCAAAAATGATTACCCAATAA
- a CDS encoding helix-turn-helix domain-containing protein yields MPSPKTYPATRVAVLDCCEDGQHEEIHHRCEELFQALVHASLRTHFDRLSAEETLYLVTGDGERVQISPEMYGPLTSVARAFADRKDVCVVRQDRLMTTQEAADYLGVSRPTVVRLLERGDIPFERINTHRRVAFDDLERYRLEHEYVNRRVR; encoded by the coding sequence ATGCCATCACCAAAGACGTACCCGGCAACACGTGTTGCAGTGTTGGATTGCTGCGAAGACGGACAGCACGAAGAAATTCACCACCGCTGCGAAGAACTCTTCCAAGCCCTCGTTCACGCGAGTCTGCGCACCCACTTCGACCGCCTCAGCGCCGAAGAAACCCTCTACCTGGTGACCGGCGACGGCGAGCGCGTACAGATTTCTCCCGAAATGTACGGACCCCTCACCTCCGTAGCGCGCGCATTCGCCGACCGCAAGGATGTCTGCGTGGTACGCCAGGACCGCCTGATGACCACGCAGGAGGCAGCAGACTACCTGGGCGTATCCCGCCCGACCGTTGTTCGCCTGCTGGAGCGCGGAGATATTCCGTTCGAGCGCATTAACACGCACCGTCGCGTTGCTTTTGATGACCTCGAACGTTACCGCCTTGAGCACGAATACGTGAACCGCCGCGTTCGCTAA
- the hrpA gene encoding ATP-dependent RNA helicase HrpA: MAAAIHAAKVRSSEKTGAKTGEKTADKTAENNAVNNGAPKKGAQKNSADRKNSSRGASERSSNASRSTRRGGGPNRARKQGNQQGGNQSNQGNQQGGNQQNRPAPRRYEPLIPEVITYPEELPVSERREDIMNAIRDNQVVIIAGETGSGKTTQIPKMCLDLGLGAKGLIGHTQPRRLAARSVAERIAEELGQKIGETVGYQVRFTSEVGEHSAIKLMTDGILLAEIQNDKLLRRYSTLIIDEAHERSLNIDFILGYLKRILPQRPDLKVIITSATIDPERFARHFSPSYVPGKGIVDENLSAEEREIAEAILPDDAPPIIEVSGRTYPVEIRYRPLDEEDYLSDDEIEDDHDPTDGILDAIKELSKEAPGDILIFFSGEREIRDAKDAIEAMVAKSPRLNYEVLPLYARLSLAEQHRVFSPGSRPRIVLATNVAETSLTVPGIKYVIDTGTARISRYSARTKVQRLPIERISQASANQRSGRCGRVSDGIAIRLYSEEDFNSRPEFTDPEILRTNLAAVILQMIAIGVVREPGDISRFPFVQPPASRAINDGVNLLRELGALTERPRGPRKGRGNSATLTAIGRAMAAFPVDPRLARMIIEGGRRNCAKEMMVLAAALTIQDPRERPADVRAEADAMHARFIDDTSDFSSFLLLWDYINEQQAALSSSQLRKMCHREYINYLRIREWQDLFAQLREMGRTANIHASGGRDINASAHEIDIHKSLLSGLLSHVGVKEEREKDSKGRNRGPREYLGARGTKFAIFPGSGLFKKSPDWVLSAELVETSRLWARTNASIDPQWIEEIGKHLISVQYSEPHWSLSSGAAVAYAKGTLFGLTIYADRPVQYARVDAAAARELFIQSALVEGQWHTQHKFYLRNQRALAEVEELEARLRRRDLRVDDSVLFAFYDARIPAHVTDVRAFDKWWKQARLEDDNYLDFNPEKLINEEAADYDDSQFPRQWVQRTDSGELTLDLRYEYAPTAGIGGARTDAAKRDGVAVQVPILFLNQLSPEPFRWQIPGLRHELVTALIKSLPKAIRRNFVPAPDVARAACAALEEDYSPATDELLPSLALVLRRLRGVVVETEAFNWDAVPEHLKMGFQVRNARNKILGEGKDLRALQQQLHKEIRSALADSLGASDDTMAKMVALAQGGSGNSGNSGSSAASAKKGVKNAQSGTAQVADAHGSQVREISGLTEFPADLFPNGEIPRKVQRIIATQAVNGYPALVDEETSVGLRIFPTEAEQLHSQRRGIIRLLQLQVPSPVRYVSEHLSHKEKIVFTQNPHGSIDELIRDCTVAALDHLVPHTPIFTYAEYSELYEHVRAELIETVFDVTKLVAEILSEATALKKAIKKATSLTTMHAVSDVKAQMENLVYPGFVAKTGYDQLVHIPRYLKAAQVRLTKLGPNLHRDNQLMLTVQDLEDSYDNAVKSLPAGTLVPDALRRVNWMIEELRVSFFAQELGTAYTVSEKRIAKAQREALDAIKR; encoded by the coding sequence ATGGCCGCCGCAATCCATGCGGCAAAGGTACGATCCTCCGAAAAGACCGGTGCAAAAACCGGCGAAAAGACCGCAGATAAAACCGCTGAGAACAACGCGGTAAATAACGGCGCCCCGAAGAAGGGTGCGCAGAAGAACAGCGCAGACCGCAAGAACTCCTCCCGCGGTGCCTCCGAACGCAGCTCCAACGCCTCCCGCTCTACCCGACGCGGAGGCGGTCCCAACCGCGCCCGCAAGCAGGGCAACCAGCAGGGCGGCAACCAAAGCAACCAGGGCAACCAGCAGGGCGGCAATCAGCAGAACCGCCCGGCACCGCGCCGCTACGAGCCGCTCATCCCCGAGGTCATCACCTACCCCGAAGAGCTGCCCGTCAGCGAACGCCGCGAAGACATCATGAACGCGATCCGCGACAACCAGGTCGTCATCATCGCGGGTGAAACCGGCTCCGGTAAAACCACCCAGATCCCCAAAATGTGCCTCGACCTGGGCCTGGGCGCAAAGGGTCTCATCGGCCACACCCAGCCGCGCCGACTCGCCGCACGCTCCGTCGCCGAACGCATCGCCGAAGAACTCGGACAGAAAATCGGCGAAACCGTCGGCTACCAGGTGCGATTCACCTCCGAAGTTGGCGAACACAGCGCCATCAAACTCATGACCGACGGCATTCTGCTCGCCGAAATTCAGAACGACAAGCTGCTGCGCCGCTACTCCACCCTCATCATTGACGAGGCGCACGAACGCAGCCTGAACATTGACTTCATCCTCGGCTACCTCAAGCGCATCCTGCCGCAGCGCCCGGACCTGAAGGTCATCATCACCTCCGCGACCATCGACCCCGAGCGTTTCGCACGCCACTTCTCCCCCAGCTACGTGCCGGGCAAGGGCATCGTTGACGAAAACCTCAGCGCCGAAGAACGCGAAATCGCCGAAGCAATCCTGCCCGACGACGCGCCGCCCATCATTGAGGTGTCCGGCCGAACCTACCCCGTGGAAATCCGCTACCGCCCGCTCGACGAGGAAGACTACCTCAGCGACGACGAAATCGAAGACGACCACGACCCCACCGACGGCATCCTCGACGCCATCAAGGAACTCTCCAAGGAAGCCCCCGGCGACATCCTCATCTTCTTCTCCGGTGAACGCGAAATCCGCGACGCCAAAGACGCTATCGAGGCAATGGTCGCCAAGTCGCCGCGCCTGAACTACGAAGTGCTGCCCCTGTACGCGCGCCTCTCGCTCGCCGAACAGCACCGAGTGTTCTCCCCCGGATCGCGCCCGCGCATCGTGCTCGCCACGAACGTTGCCGAAACCTCGCTGACCGTGCCCGGCATCAAGTACGTCATCGACACCGGCACCGCACGCATCTCCCGCTACTCGGCACGCACCAAGGTGCAGCGCCTACCCATCGAACGCATCTCGCAGGCAAGCGCCAACCAGCGTTCCGGCCGATGCGGCCGCGTCAGCGACGGCATCGCAATCCGCCTCTACTCCGAAGAAGACTTCAACTCGCGCCCCGAGTTCACCGACCCCGAAATTCTGCGCACCAACCTCGCAGCCGTCATCCTGCAGATGATCGCAATCGGCGTGGTCCGCGAACCCGGCGACATCTCCCGCTTCCCGTTCGTGCAGCCGCCCGCATCCCGCGCCATCAACGACGGCGTGAACCTGCTCCGCGAACTCGGCGCGCTCACCGAACGCCCCCGCGGCCCCCGCAAGGGCCGCGGCAACAGCGCAACCCTCACCGCCATCGGCCGAGCCATGGCGGCATTCCCCGTGGACCCGCGCCTCGCCCGCATGATCATCGAAGGCGGCCGCCGCAACTGCGCCAAGGAAATGATGGTGCTCGCCGCAGCCCTGACCATCCAGGACCCGCGCGAACGCCCCGCCGACGTACGCGCCGAAGCAGACGCCATGCACGCCCGCTTCATCGACGACACCTCCGACTTCTCCTCCTTCCTGCTGCTCTGGGACTACATCAACGAACAGCAGGCGGCACTGTCCTCCTCGCAGCTGCGCAAAATGTGCCACCGCGAATACATCAACTACCTGCGCATCCGCGAATGGCAGGACCTCTTCGCCCAACTACGCGAAATGGGACGCACCGCCAACATCCACGCCAGCGGCGGCAGGGACATCAACGCCTCCGCCCACGAAATCGACATCCACAAGAGCCTGCTCTCCGGCCTGCTCTCCCACGTGGGCGTCAAGGAAGAACGCGAAAAGGACTCCAAGGGACGCAACCGCGGCCCCCGCGAATACCTCGGCGCACGCGGCACCAAATTCGCGATCTTCCCCGGCTCCGGCCTGTTCAAAAAGAGCCCCGACTGGGTGCTCTCCGCCGAACTCGTCGAGACCTCCCGCCTGTGGGCGCGCACCAACGCCTCCATCGACCCGCAGTGGATTGAAGAAATCGGCAAGCACCTCATCAGCGTGCAATACTCCGAACCGCACTGGTCGCTCAGCTCCGGCGCGGCAGTCGCATACGCCAAGGGCACCCTCTTCGGCCTGACCATCTACGCCGACCGCCCCGTGCAGTACGCCCGCGTAGACGCCGCCGCAGCCCGCGAACTGTTCATCCAGTCCGCCCTCGTCGAAGGCCAATGGCACACCCAGCACAAGTTCTACCTGCGCAACCAGCGCGCCCTCGCCGAAGTTGAAGAACTCGAAGCACGCCTGCGCCGCCGCGACCTGCGCGTAGACGACTCCGTACTCTTCGCCTTCTACGACGCACGCATCCCCGCCCACGTGACCGATGTGCGCGCCTTCGACAAGTGGTGGAAGCAGGCACGTCTCGAAGACGACAACTACCTGGACTTCAACCCCGAAAAGCTCATCAACGAGGAAGCCGCCGACTACGACGACTCCCAGTTCCCCCGCCAGTGGGTGCAGCGCACCGACAGCGGCGAACTGACCCTCGACCTGCGCTACGAATACGCCCCCACCGCCGGCATCGGAGGCGCCCGCACCGACGCCGCCAAGCGCGACGGCGTAGCAGTCCAGGTACCCATCCTCTTCCTCAACCAGCTGAGCCCCGAACCGTTCCGCTGGCAAATCCCCGGCCTGCGCCACGAACTCGTCACCGCACTCATCAAATCGCTCCCCAAGGCGATTCGACGCAACTTCGTGCCCGCACCCGACGTGGCACGCGCCGCCTGCGCCGCCCTCGAGGAAGACTACTCCCCCGCAACCGACGAGTTGCTCCCCTCCCTCGCGCTCGTGCTGCGTCGCCTGCGCGGCGTGGTCGTCGAGACCGAGGCCTTCAACTGGGACGCCGTGCCCGAACACCTGAAAATGGGATTCCAGGTGCGCAACGCACGCAACAAAATCCTCGGCGAAGGCAAGGACCTGCGCGCCCTGCAACAGCAGCTCCACAAGGAAATCCGCAGCGCCCTCGCCGACTCGCTCGGCGCATCCGACGACACCATGGCAAAAATGGTGGCGCTCGCCCAGGGCGGCTCGGGTAACTCGGGTAACTCGGGCAGCTCCGCGGCTTCCGCCAAGAAGGGCGTGAAGAACGCTCAGAGCGGCACCGCCCAGGTAGCCGATGCGCACGGTTCGCAGGTGCGCGAAATCAGCGGCCTCACCGAATTCCCCGCCGACCTCTTCCCCAACGGAGAAATCCCCCGCAAGGTACAGCGCATCATCGCCACCCAAGCGGTCAACGGCTACCCCGCCCTCGTAGACGAAGAAACCAGCGTAGGCCTGCGCATCTTCCCCACCGAAGCCGAACAGCTCCACTCCCAGCGCCGCGGCATCATCCGCCTGCTCCAACTGCAGGTGCCCTCGCCCGTACGCTACGTGAGCGAACACCTCTCCCACAAGGAGAAAATCGTCTTCACGCAGAACCCGCACGGCTCCATCGACGAACTCATCCGCGACTGCACCGTCGCGGCGCTCGACCACCTCGTGCCGCACACCCCCATCTTCACGTACGCCGAATACAGCGAACTCTACGAGCACGTACGTGCCGAACTCATCGAGACGGTCTTCGACGTCACCAAGCTCGTCGCCGAAATCCTCTCCGAAGCCACCGCGCTGAAGAAGGCCATCAAGAAGGCAACCTCGCTGACGACCATGCACGCCGTCTCCGACGTGAAGGCACAGATGGAGAACCTCGTCTACCCCGGATTCGTGGCGAAAACCGGCTACGACCAGCTGGTTCACATCCCGCGCTACCTCAAGGCCGCCCAGGTGCGCCTGACGAAGCTCGGCCCGAACCTGCACCGCGACAACCAGCTCATGCTCACCGTGCAGGACCTTGAGGATTCCTACGATAACGCGGTCAAGTCGCTGCCGGCCGGCACCCTCGTGCCGGATGCGCTCCGCCGCGTGAACTGGATGATTGAGGAGCTGCGCGTCAGCTTCTTCGCTCAGGAGCTTGGTACCGCCTACACGGTGTCTGAGAAGCGCATTGCGAAGGCTCAGCGTGAGGCGCTGGACGCCATCAAGCGCTAG
- a CDS encoding bifunctional [glutamine synthetase] adenylyltransferase/[glutamine synthetase]-adenylyl-L-tyrosine phosphorylase, with product MTDSSHYPVTGLIRIVDPAKEPKPLTDIAPDALDDEQRAEAERKAQLRLHTRMIATGFHDPSKAERWLNAPELKHVSQDALFAGLRLAPSPDIALPALVRLIEKHPAVAERANRGDKEFGMYRLLGASQAIGDFLYRRPELIDPLFDTQVYPAESALIRSQHPASILPETDGEFLTPIAPLDTPYRRDILTALGADPHAERPRAAAEQTGKDGYVTLRVAYRAALARIALLDVCCEDPVEMMPTIGRHLADLAAAALEGALAIARTEVAEGLGPGLAAPRRGEAVDALDLAIIGMGKCGARELNYISDVDVVYVVAPVEPAAAGAAPHAGAEGESAPLKLTENECSTIGTELVHALTRAIMGPAPEPALWEVDANLRPEGKDGPLVRTVESYVQYYKRWAENWEFQALLKARPIAGSAQLGARYARAIDPFVWESAGRESFVESVQAMRARVTDNIPSHQVDRQIKLGPGGLRDIEFTVQLLQLVHGRTDPAVRTKSTVDSLAALTAVSYISRTDAEAFSRDYKKLRVLEHRIQLQQLRRTHLMPEKEAEQRALARSILSPERNGTLSAEQMLKAWQKIKRNVRSLHERIFFRPLLAAVSTLSRDEVVLSEQAAQDRLAALGYRDPRGAMRHIKALTTGLSRSADIQRHLMPVLLGWFARGVDADAGLLGFRIVSESLGSTSWYLRMLRDSPAAAERLSQLLSSSRLMTDLLEDASASIAWLDKVADLKPLGEEALASEISSLLARHADAAEAMRAVRYLRRRETLRTAMGWTLGIVDIEDTCAGLAAIDECTIGAALQIALRELQAAPEGAEPAEATEAAEAEETAGEKLLTRIAVIGMGRLGGAENGFGSDADVMFVHEPLDGADEDAAQEQAARIVNRTLALLKQPVKPAIRAERPLEVDADLRPEGKQGAIVRSLDSYRSYYERWAETWEFQALTRARPIAGDEELGDAFVELIDPYRYPAAFTPEQVQQIRRMKARVENERMPHGADRTRQLKLGRGGLSDVEWLVQLVQLRHAHAVPGLRTTSTLKALNAAVEAGLVEAADAEILSGAWLLATKIRGGNVLRGVRQSDTLPSGRADLEAIARWCGYPAGSARALEEDYLRQTRNARKVYERLFFEEL from the coding sequence ATGACTGACAGCTCTCACTACCCGGTCACCGGGCTCATCCGCATTGTTGACCCCGCCAAAGAACCCAAGCCGCTGACCGACATCGCCCCCGATGCGCTCGACGACGAACAGCGCGCCGAAGCCGAACGCAAAGCACAGCTGCGCCTGCACACCCGCATGATTGCCACCGGCTTCCACGACCCGTCCAAGGCAGAACGCTGGCTCAACGCACCCGAACTGAAGCACGTCTCGCAGGATGCGCTCTTTGCCGGGCTGCGCCTCGCACCCTCACCGGATATTGCCCTGCCCGCCCTCGTGCGTCTCATCGAGAAGCACCCGGCGGTCGCCGAACGCGCCAACCGCGGCGACAAAGAATTCGGCATGTACCGACTGCTCGGCGCATCCCAGGCGATTGGCGATTTTCTCTACCGCCGCCCCGAGCTCATCGATCCGCTCTTCGACACGCAGGTGTACCCGGCTGAGAGCGCGCTGATTCGCTCCCAGCACCCGGCGTCAATCCTGCCGGAAACCGACGGGGAATTCCTGACCCCCATCGCACCGCTGGATACCCCCTACCGCCGCGATATCCTCACCGCCCTCGGCGCCGACCCCCACGCGGAGCGTCCGCGCGCTGCCGCCGAACAGACCGGCAAAGACGGCTACGTGACCCTGCGCGTTGCCTACCGCGCCGCCCTGGCGCGCATCGCCCTGCTCGACGTGTGCTGTGAAGACCCGGTCGAAATGATGCCCACCATCGGTCGTCACCTCGCCGATTTGGCAGCCGCCGCGCTGGAGGGCGCGCTCGCTATTGCGCGCACCGAAGTAGCGGAGGGACTGGGGCCCGGTCTGGCGGCTCCTCGCCGAGGCGAAGCCGTAGACGCCCTGGACTTGGCGATTATCGGTATGGGTAAGTGCGGTGCCCGCGAGCTGAACTACATCTCTGACGTTGACGTGGTGTATGTGGTTGCGCCCGTGGAACCCGCCGCCGCTGGCGCCGCGCCTCATGCCGGGGCAGAGGGGGAGAGCGCCCCGCTCAAGCTCACCGAGAACGAATGTTCCACCATCGGCACGGAACTCGTGCACGCCCTCACCCGCGCCATCATGGGCCCCGCACCCGAACCCGCCCTCTGGGAGGTCGACGCGAACCTGCGACCCGAGGGCAAGGACGGCCCGCTCGTGCGTACCGTTGAATCCTACGTGCAGTACTACAAACGCTGGGCCGAAAACTGGGAGTTCCAGGCACTTCTCAAGGCGCGTCCCATCGCCGGTTCGGCGCAGCTGGGTGCCCGCTACGCCCGCGCAATTGACCCCTTCGTGTGGGAGTCCGCCGGCCGTGAATCCTTCGTGGAATCCGTGCAGGCGATGCGCGCCCGCGTGACCGACAACATTCCCTCACACCAGGTAGACCGCCAGATTAAGCTGGGTCCGGGCGGCCTGCGCGATATTGAGTTCACCGTGCAGCTGCTGCAGCTCGTGCACGGTCGAACTGACCCCGCCGTGCGCACCAAGTCCACCGTGGATTCTCTCGCGGCGCTGACCGCCGTCAGCTACATTAGCCGCACCGACGCCGAGGCGTTCAGCCGCGACTACAAGAAGCTGCGCGTACTGGAGCACCGCATCCAGTTGCAGCAGCTGCGCCGCACCCACCTGATGCCCGAGAAGGAAGCCGAACAGCGCGCTCTTGCCCGCTCGATTCTCTCCCCGGAACGCAACGGCACGCTCTCCGCCGAGCAGATGCTGAAGGCGTGGCAGAAAATTAAACGGAATGTCCGTTCTCTGCACGAGCGAATCTTCTTCCGCCCGCTACTCGCCGCCGTCTCCACGCTCAGCCGCGACGAAGTGGTGCTCAGCGAACAGGCGGCACAGGACCGTCTTGCCGCCCTCGGCTACCGCGACCCGCGCGGCGCCATGCGCCACATCAAGGCACTCACCACGGGACTTTCCCGTAGCGCAGACATTCAGCGGCACCTCATGCCCGTGCTACTGGGCTGGTTCGCCCGCGGCGTGGACGCGGACGCCGGTCTGCTCGGATTCCGCATCGTCTCCGAATCGCTCGGCAGCACCAGCTGGTACCTGCGCATGCTCCGCGACTCGCCCGCAGCCGCCGAACGCCTCAGCCAGCTGCTCTCCAGCTCGCGCCTCATGACCGACCTGCTCGAGGATGCCTCCGCCTCCATCGCCTGGCTGGACAAGGTCGCCGACCTCAAACCGCTGGGGGAGGAAGCGCTCGCCTCCGAGATTTCCTCCCTGCTGGCACGCCATGCGGACGCCGCCGAGGCGATGCGCGCCGTGCGCTACCTGCGCCGCCGCGAAACCCTGCGCACCGCCATGGGCTGGACCCTGGGCATCGTCGACATTGAGGACACCTGCGCCGGTCTTGCCGCTATTGACGAGTGCACGATCGGCGCGGCGCTGCAGATTGCCCTGCGCGAACTCCAGGCGGCACCGGAAGGTGCTGAACCTGCCGAAGCAACCGAAGCAGCCGAAGCTGAGGAAACAGCGGGGGAGAAGCTGCTCACCCGCATCGCCGTCATCGGCATGGGCCGCCTCGGCGGCGCCGAGAACGGCTTCGGCTCCGACGCGGATGTTATGTTCGTCCACGAACCCCTCGACGGGGCCGACGAAGACGCCGCACAGGAACAGGCGGCACGCATCGTCAACCGCACCCTGGCGCTCCTCAAACAGCCCGTCAAGCCCGCCATTCGCGCCGAACGCCCCCTCGAAGTGGACGCCGACCTGCGCCCCGAAGGCAAGCAAGGTGCTATCGTGCGCTCGCTCGACTCCTACCGCTCCTACTACGAGCGCTGGGCGGAAACCTGGGAATTCCAGGCGCTCACCCGCGCCCGCCCCATCGCCGGCGACGAAGAGCTCGGCGATGCTTTCGTGGAGCTCATCGACCCGTATCGTTACCCGGCAGCTTTCACGCCCGAGCAGGTGCAGCAGATTCGCCGCATGAAGGCGCGCGTGGAAAACGAACGCATGCCGCACGGTGCCGACCGCACCCGCCAGCTCAAGCTCGGCCGCGGTGGACTCTCCGACGTGGAATGGCTGGTCCAGCTCGTACAGCTACGCCACGCGCACGCCGTGCCGGGGTTGCGCACCACCTCCACGCTGAAGGCGCTAAACGCCGCGGTTGAGGCGGGGCTGGTCGAGGCCGCGGACGCTGAAATCCTCAGTGGCGCCTGGCTGCTCGCCACGAAGATCCGCGGCGGCAACGTACTGCGCGGCGTGCGCCAATCCGACACCCTACCCTCGGGACGCGCCGACCTGGAAGCAATCGCCCGCTGGTGCGGATACCCGGCCGGCAGTGCCCGCGCCCTCGAAGAAGACTACCTGCGCCAAACTCGCAACGCCCGCAAGGTCTACGAACGCCTCTTCTTCGAAGAGCTCTAG